The Candidatus Poribacteria bacterium nucleotide sequence GCTTTTGATATGGCATCCGCCACAACCGGCGACACAATTAAAGCGCGCTTAATATATCAGTTGACACCCGATACTCCCGAACCCAAGCGAATATTGATGGCAGAGAAAACGCACATCATTCCTTGATGGGTGAAAATGGCCTTACTGCTTCGTCCACCTTGAAATTGCGAGAGGACTTGGTTGGTAGTAGGGCAATTCATTGCCCGTTATCGACGTGCGATGAATCGCACTACTACGAACCTGATCTCAAGTTCAAAGTTGACAAGGCATTACATATTTATATTTGGTTGTGAATCGAAACCGAGCAACCGTTTTAGTGTCGGTGTGGCGCGCGCGATAACTTCATCAGATACCAATCTGAGGTGTGCTTGTTGTGGTTTCAAGATAGAACGGCAGAAAAAACCGAGTAACCCGACGCGCGGTTCATTCGTTATATTTTTTGAAGAACCGTGCCATATTGCACCGTTAACAATTAGGACGGATCCCCGCGGCCCACAGATTTGCAACTCGTCGGTATATTCAACACCCGATTCAGGCAGTGCCTCAAGCCTTTCGTGGCTCCCCGGCACACAACTGGTGGCTCCATTTTCAAGCGTCCAGTCATCTAAAAACCAGACGCTGTTAGCAACGAGTGGAAAACTCGGACGTGGTGTCGGCAGGGCAGACAGTGGATAATCGATATGGAGACCGGCATCCGGCGCGCCGGGGTAAAGCACGTTCACTGTAAAGGAACTCAACGTGCAATCGGCACCGAGTAGATGCTCCA carries:
- a CDS encoding phytanoyl-CoA dioxygenase family protein; the encoded protein is MLTASEKAQLDQYGFLLLENLIPLDTTAHLRERALTLAAAEQETGKSHTYLANGSAQRVWNLVGKGEIFEEAIQQPKMLAAMEHLLGADCTLSSFTVNVLYPGAPDAGLHIDYPLSALPTPRPSFPLVANSVWFLDDWTLENGATSCVPGSHERLEALPESGVEYTDELQICGPRGSVLIVNGAIWHGSSKNITNEPRVGLLGFFCRSILKPQQAHLRLVSDEVIARATPTLKRLLGFDSQPNINM